GTTTCCGCTGGGTAAATAACCGGCCAGGAGAACTTTTTTGGAGGTCATGTAAATGTCAGAAATGATACTGGATACGGTTGTTGACACGACCGCTGAATCCGAATTTGAATTGTGTCCTAAATTTGAACAAACCTTTTCAATTTTAGGCAAAAAGTGGAATGGCCTAATTATTGACGTTTTATTAGAAGATGGGCCACAACGTTTTAAGAACTTAGCCCGGCGAATTCCACGCTGTAGTGACCGAGTTTTGGTGGTCCGTTTGAAGGAATTAGAAGCAAATGGCATCGTTAGTCGGATTACCCACTGTGATTCGGCTTTGATTGAATATCGGTTAACTGCGAAGGGCGCCGATTTAAAGCAAGTGATGCAAACGGTCCATGGTTGGTCTGATAAGTGGAACAGTACGACTGATTCTTGCGAGTAGGACTTGACGCT
This genomic window from Lactobacillus sp. CBA3606 contains:
- a CDS encoding helix-turn-helix domain-containing protein, translated to MSEMILDTVVDTTAESEFELCPKFEQTFSILGKKWNGLIIDVLLEDGPQRFKNLARRIPRCSDRVLVVRLKELEANGIVSRITHCDSALIEYRLTAKGADLKQVMQTVHGWSDKWNSTTDSCE